ATCTGTAACAAACTGGTCATTTAGGTCTGAGTTTCGTAGCAATTCCGCTTTTTCAGGAGATATCAGTTCACCTGAACTGTATCCGTGCGCTAGTTGAATAGCCGCAGCATAACGGTTACTGCGGGATATACTAGATTTATGAGAGGTAGTGTTAAAGTATAGATTTAAACAATTGCTCCTACCTGTTCGTACTCTTGAACTGGCTATTGGTTTGTTCTGTAACATGTAGCCGGTAGAGTTTATTGGGTATAAAGTGACGACGTATGGCGTTCCCTCGTTAATTGCGTCAGATACTTTAACATCAGAAATCTCAATCTTGTTCACTCCTGACGAATTATAGGACATACTACTTGCGTTAAGATCAGCCATTACCATCCTGCCCTTATCTGTTGATAGTGCTAAATCGGTCATATTGGAAGATAAGCCGTTTTTGAACGGATCATCTGTAGATTTGATCGTAGAATTGGCGAAGAGGTAACCTATGAAGTCACCACCAAGCAGGGAAGTATCAATAGAAATTGCTTCATTTGTTCTGAGCGTATCCTTTGAAATATTTCGAGTAGTAATTATTTCATCGCTGTTGTTTTTAGTAACAACCAGGGTCGAATTGATATTGCCTTCTAAACGGTCGATTGTTATTCCCGGAGTAGTATATCTATCTCCATGTAACTGTGGTGAAACCGTAGCTTGGTCGTGTATTCGGATGTTTCCGTCGACTATTTTGAAAGATTCTGTGTTTCTGTGGACTTCGTTTCTCGTAGTGATTGACCTAGAGCCATTCACAACACCAATCTGGTATTTAATTTGGGTTGACTTTTCGGCGTTATTTGTGTTCATCTGAGATATCTGAATAGAACCAATTTGTACTGAATCCGTTGAGTTATCAGGACGAATTTTGGCCATCAGTAGTGTGGAATTTTGTGACTCTAGCTGTTGGGTGTCAGCTATAGTGCCATTTTGGATGTTGCTGATCGACATTGAAGCAGATGACACGTTGACACCTCTTGATTCAATACTACGCAGATTCAGGTACAATTTGAGGTGTCTGCGCTGTTCTATCCGGTCAGAACGTAATATTTCGATGTCCGTTATATTTTGATTCGATTGACCAATACGGATGATGCCGGGTTCGCCTGTTTTGTTCAGGTAAGGCGTGTCGTCTTGATTTTCTGCCACAACTACGTTTGCTCCCGGTAGTAACACGGGGGAGCCAATCACAAAGCAGATCATAATACCGACCGACACCCACCGAAGCGATCGCGTCCGGATCATAGCGAACGGACCACGAATGCCAGAGCGGTCGCTGTCAGGGCGATGCGGGGTCGAGACCCGACCCGCTGCTCGCGAAGCGCCGCTCGTCACACCGCGGGATTTCTCACTCGGTTCGATCGCTTATAAGTGGCTTACGGAGCCGAAAGCTTCCGATCGGGGAAATAACCGTACGACGGCGGGAAGGAACACGAGCGCTGTTGAGGGTGTTCGACCGCGGAGTAACACGGAACGACGAGAAAGGGCCGCCGGGACAGTCGCCGAGCCCGGTCAGTGCTCGACCGCTCCCATCATCGAGAGCAGCTGTTCGGACTGGTCGATCTCCTGCGGGTGGACGCCGATCATCGCGATGACGTCGTCGTCGTGCTGAACGGTGCCGATGTAGACGAGGACGGGGATGTCGTCCACGGAACCGCTCTGGCCGTTGGCGTCGCTGACGTCCGCGCTGACGGTCGTTTCGAGGACCGAGACGGTGACATCCTCGCCGAGAACTGTCCGCGTCTCCTCGCCGACCTCCTCGATGTCGTCGGTCTGAATTTCCGTTCCGTTGCCGCCGATCCCCTGCTGGTCGACCTGGTTGAGGAGCCGTCGGATGAGGTCCGCGCCCTCGGCCCTGACGAGCGGGTTGACCGACTGTCCGGCGACGGACTCGTTCGGAGTGCTCGCCACGAACAGCGCCGACCCGACCTCCTCGTTCGTGTACTGGGCGACCCACGTCGTCGCCGACACCTCGACGTTCACGCCGCTGGCGTTGAACTTCCGGTCGATGGAGAACGATTTCGGGTCCTGTCCGGAGAACCCGTCCGCGTACGCGCTCTTCGGGATCCGTGCCGGGTCCGCGCTGAGGTCGAGACTCTGGTCCTGACCGGCACACCCGGCGACGGCGACCGTGGTCGAGGCGGCGAGTGCCGCGAGCAGCCCACGTCGTTTCATGGGCACAGGTAGGTCGAGACGCTTCTTTAACACTATCGGCGCGGATATCGGTCCCGAGAACGCGCGGCGGAAGGCACAAAGTTCACGTCGTGGGGCACGCGACGTGAGGCAAATGGAACGTCGAGGACAAACAGGACTGGTGGAAGCCCTCTTCTTGGACGTCGTTCGCCTCCACGAGACGTGGATGGAGATCGTCTTCCCGCGACAGCTCGACCCGAGCGCGGTCCTGGGGAAGTGGAAGCCCGAGAACACCCTCCAGTCGGTCGGCTACTACCTCTGGGCGGTGCTCGGCGCGCCGCTCGTGGCGGTCGCGTACCCCCTGCTGCTCGTCGGCTTCGCCACGCGCTACTACGCGGCGAAGCTCGACTCGGCGGTCACCCGCATCGGGGTCGCCGGTGCCGTGCTCGTCTCCGCGGTCGTCTGGGGGGCGCTGACGGTGATCACGCACCTCCAACTCCCCTTCGACGCCGTGATCGCCGTCGGCGCGGCGAGCGGGGTAGCGGTCGTCTCGGCCGCGCTCGCCGCCGGCTTCTCGAAGCTCGGCGGACGGTTCGTCAGCGTCCTCCTCGCGTACCCGTTCGCGATGTCGGCGCTGTTCTTACCGCCCGTCGTGGCCGCGCTCGTCACGCCGACGTTGGAGGAGCTCATCCTCCCGCCGAGCTACGAACTCGCGCGGTGGATCCTCGACACGTTCCTCTCGGTCGGCGGGATCAACGAGACGCTCCGCGGCGCGTTCGACCTGGAGACGTTCGGCGAGCAGTGGGGGCTGCCGGGGCTCGGATACGTCCTGATGTGGATCGGCATCTCGGTGCCGCTCGGGTGGTTCCTCGGGCTGCTCGTCGCGCTGGCGAACCTGATCCGTCCGACTTCGGACGCCTGAATCGGCCCCACTCGTCGGGACCGTCGCTCACCCCTCCGGGTCGTACTCCTCGCTCGCCGCTTCGAACGCCGACGCCGAGCGCTCCGTCTCGCGCCGTCGCTCCCGCTCCGCGATCGCTTCGGGGTCCGGGCTCGCGTCGTCGTCGATCCGCGCGATGGAGCCGTGGACCTTCGCGTGACACCAGCGGCACAGGCCGACCGTGATCTCGTGCGCGTCGTCGCCGTCGTACGAGAGGTGATGTTCCTCAACGAGCGGCCGGGCGTCCTCGTGGGCCAGTCGGACCTCCGCCAGTCCGCACCGGACGCACTCCTTCGCGTCGGTCGTCGACCGGTAGTAGGGACACGCGCGCCACTCGCCGTCGGCACCGACGTGACAGTCGTAGCCCTCGGCGCGCCGCTCGGCCGCGAACTCGGGGTCGTCGCCGGCCCGGGTCAGCGCGAACCGGCACCGGCCGTCGTCGGTGAGGTGGTCGCAGACGCCGGCGACCGCGTACGGGTCGTCGACGCCGACGGGGGTTCCGTCGGGGGTGCGCTCCATGGGGACGGGTCGCGGCGGACGCACTTCAATTCGGTCCGCCGGGTCGTCACGGGGGCGCGGCTCGGGCGAGACCGCTCCCGTCGCGAGCGCGACTCAGACGAGGCTGGCCCCGTCGAAGTCCGTGCGCCCGTAGTCGATATCGAGCAGTTTGAGCAGGGTGGGCGCGACGTCGAGGAGGTCCGCGTCCGCGACGCTCGCGTCGGGGTGGTCGACGAACAACGCGGCGTCGCCGAAGGCGTGCATCCCGGTCCGCGGCCCGTCGGCGTCGAACACGCCGTCGTGCGAACGGAAGCCGGACTTGAGGTCGAAGCCGTCGTTCGGCACGACGACGAGGTCGGGCGCGATGGCGGCGTGATCGCCGCGGAACACGGTCTCGCGCTCGACGACGCGGTCCGCGACCGGGTTCCCGTCGGGACCGGTCCACGACTCCAGCGCCGCGCGCAGTTCGGCGCGCGTCTCCTCGTACTCGTCTTCGGGGACGACGCCGTTCGGCTCGCGGCCCTCCACGTTGAGGTAGAAGCGGCCGGGGACGAGCGAGTACGCGCGCGTCTCGTCGTCGACGTCGGCGAGCGCGTCGTGGTCGTCGTCCTCGTAGGAGAGCCACCCCTCGCGTTCGAGCCACTCGTTACAGTAGACGTCGTACTCGAGTCGGGTGAACCCGTGCGTGGAGCCGACGACGAGCGTCACGTCGTTCGGGAGCGTCTCGCGGATCGAGCCGATGTGCTCGTCGAGCGCGGCGTGGAAGGCGAGGAGTTCCTCGCGGTAGGTCCCCCTGTCCTCGTAGTCACCCCACAGGAAGTGGTTGACGCGGTCGGGGGCGGTGAAGACGCCGGCGAAGAGGTCCCAGTCGTCGCGCTCGACGTACCGCTCGAAGGCCGCGGCCCGGGCGTCGAGGGTCTCGCGAGCGTGTTCCAAGAACGCCGACTTGTCCGCCTTGTGGCCGAGTTTCGCGTTGACCGACAGGCGATAGTCGCTGCCGGTGAGGTACTCGCGGAGCTCCTCGGGGTGAGCGGCCGCGTCGAGGTCGGGCGAGAGGTAGCCCGAGACCATCCGCTGGACGGTGCGCTGCGGGGGGAACGTGACGGGGACGTTCAGCACGGTCGCGTCGAGTCCCGCGTCGGTCGCGCGGTCCCACACCCGCGGGGACTGGACGTCGCGCCCCATCGGGACGTACGTGTCGTAGGAGCCGACCTCGCGGTCTTGGAACCCGTACACGCCCGTCTCGCCCGGGTTCTTCCCGGTCGTGAGGCTCGGCCAGCACGCGCTCGACTCCGCCGGGAGGATGCTGTCGATCCCGCCGCCCCCGCCGGCGTCCGCGATCGCCGACAGCGTCGGAAACGTCTCCGGGTTGTCGGCGACCAGCCGGTACGAGAGGCCGTCGATCCCGATGAACGCCACGCGCGGGGTGTCACTCCCTCGCAGCCGGTCGAAGAGGCCCATACCCACCTATCCGCGGTCGGAGGCAAAAGGATTGACATCGGCTGGCGGCCCGAGGGGCGGGCGGCGTCGGTCCGGTCGCGCCCGACCGAGCGTTCGGCCACCGCCCGGAGACCCACATACACAAGTGGGTCCGGCGGGAGGTTCAGACGATGACTCCGGGGCCCGTACGGGTGCTGCTCGCGGACGGCGACGACGCGTTCGCCGACGCGCTGAGCGACGCGCTCGATCGGGCCCCGGCGGCCGCGGCGGTGTCCCGCGTCCGCGACCACGCCGCCGCCGTGGCCGCCGTGGAGGCCGAGCCGTACGACTGCGTCGTCACCGAGTACGACATCGACGGACCGGGGGGCGAAAGCGGGGGGGACGACCGGGACGAGTCCGCGGTCGACGACGCCGCGAGCGGACTCGACGTCCTCCGTCGCGTCCGCGAGCGCGACCCGGCGCTTCCCGTGTTCCTCGTCACCGGAGCGGGAAGCGAGCGGGTCGCGGCCGCCGCCGTCGACGCCGACGCGACCGGGTACCTCCGGAAGGGGAGATCGGCCGGGGACGAGGGGAGCGTCGCCGAGGCGCTGGCGGAGCGGATCGGCGGCGCGGTGGCGGCCTACCGGTCGGAGTCGCGGCCGCGCGCCATCGGCGAGGACCGCGCCGAGATCCTCGACCGGATGGCCGACGGCTTCGTCGCCGTCGACGCGGACGACGCGATCACGTACCTCAACGCGCAGGCGGCCGCGCTCGCCGGCACGGTGGACGGCTCCGAGAGCGGGGCAGAGGGTGCGGAGGGTGCGGAGGGTGCGGAGGGTGCGGAGGGTGCGGAGGGTGCGGAGGGTGCGGGGAGGCGGGGCGACGCCGCGTCGGACAGCGAGGCGGGCGAGAGCGAGCCGGCCGACGCGGACGCGCTCGTCGGGACGAGCCTCTGGGACGCGTTCCCGGACGCCGCCGGGACGGCGTTCGAGACCGCCTTCGAGCGCGCCCGGGAGACCGGCGAGCCGACCGAGGCGCGGACGTACTACGAACCGGCCGCCAGCTGGTTCGAGGCGCGGATCTACCCGTCCGCGAGCGGCGTCTCGGTGTACTTCCGCGACGTCACCGAGGCGGTCGAAGAGCGGGAGGAGATACAGCGCCGGGAGCGGGTGATGCGCCGGCTCTACGAGATCATCTCGGCGAAGGACGACCCGTTCGAGGGGAAAGTCGAGAAGCTGCTCGCGCTCGGACGCGACGTCCTCGGCGCGGAGTCGGGGCTGCTCTCGCACGTCCAGGGAGACCGGTACGTCGTCGAGGTCGCCGACGACGC
This genomic stretch from Halorubrum hochsteinianum harbors:
- a CDS encoding DUF6517 family protein — encoded protein: MKRRGLLAALAASTTVAVAGCAGQDQSLDLSADPARIPKSAYADGFSGQDPKSFSIDRKFNASGVNVEVSATTWVAQYTNEEVGSALFVASTPNESVAGQSVNPLVRAEGADLIRRLLNQVDQQGIGGNGTEIQTDDIEEVGEETRTVLGEDVTVSVLETTVSADVSDANGQSGSVDDIPVLVYIGTVQHDDDVIAMIGVHPQEIDQSEQLLSMMGAVEH
- a CDS encoding DUF7097 family protein; translation: MERTPDGTPVGVDDPYAVAGVCDHLTDDGRCRFALTRAGDDPEFAAERRAEGYDCHVGADGEWRACPYYRSTTDAKECVRCGLAEVRLAHEDARPLVEEHHLSYDGDDAHEITVGLCRWCHAKVHGSIARIDDDASPDPEAIAERERRRETERSASAFEAASEEYDPEG
- a CDS encoding alkaline phosphatase family protein; translated protein: MGLFDRLRGSDTPRVAFIGIDGLSYRLVADNPETFPTLSAIADAGGGGGIDSILPAESSACWPSLTTGKNPGETGVYGFQDREVGSYDTYVPMGRDVQSPRVWDRATDAGLDATVLNVPVTFPPQRTVQRMVSGYLSPDLDAAAHPEELREYLTGSDYRLSVNAKLGHKADKSAFLEHARETLDARAAAFERYVERDDWDLFAGVFTAPDRVNHFLWGDYEDRGTYREELLAFHAALDEHIGSIRETLPNDVTLVVGSTHGFTRLEYDVYCNEWLEREGWLSYEDDDHDALADVDDETRAYSLVPGRFYLNVEGREPNGVVPEDEYEETRAELRAALESWTGPDGNPVADRVVERETVFRGDHAAIAPDLVVVPNDGFDLKSGFRSHDGVFDADGPRTGMHAFGDAALFVDHPDASVADADLLDVAPTLLKLLDIDYGRTDFDGASLV
- a CDS encoding hybrid sensor histidine kinase/response regulator, with the translated sequence MTPGPVRVLLADGDDAFADALSDALDRAPAAAAVSRVRDHAAAVAAVEAEPYDCVVTEYDIDGPGGESGGDDRDESAVDDAASGLDVLRRVRERDPALPVFLVTGAGSERVAAAAVDADATGYLRKGRSAGDEGSVAEALAERIGGAVAAYRSESRPRAIGEDRAEILDRMADGFVAVDADDAITYLNAQAAALAGTVDGSESGAEGAEGAEGAEGAEGAEGAEGAGRRGDAASDSEAGESEPADADALVGTSLWDAFPDAAGTAFETAFERARETGEPTEARTYYEPAASWFEARIYPSASGVSVYFRDVTEAVEEREEIQRRERVMRRLYEIISAKDDPFEGKVEKLLALGRDVLGAESGLLSHVQGDRYVVEVADDATGSFGEGAVVDLSETNCERVVSTAASVQVRDVASDPELSARAGFVRQGISCYVGAPVVVDGEVYGTFCFYDGEDRPEPFSEWEATLVDLMARWVGYELERRETQAEMRRERDRLEQFASVVSHDLRSPLNVAAGNVDLVRESVDDERLARTSKALDRMGELIADALSFARLGERVVDAEAVDLDRVVEEAWGTTATGDATLAAAALGTVVGDASRIRTLFENLFRNAVEHAGDAPTVRVGWDDDLLYVADDGSGIPEEKRERVFETGYTTSSEGTGFGLGIVKAVAEAHGWTVRAAAADGGGARFEFGDVVRRRGD